The Planococcus versutus genome contains a region encoding:
- a CDS encoding threonine/serine exporter family protein produces MTQIGETRRELALDCFLLAGRIMMESGAETYRVEDTMIRMAVSQNMVNSHCFVTPSGIMFSPSEELATRFVRINNRSTDLERVALINSVSRRLVAGEFTLQQAYDEMLIIDQTNYRFNMWLQILAAALASGCFFILLGGTWHDLPFAFVFGGTGFIIVETILLETRVKIFAEFIGAFVIGILASITVYTGFSTDLDTLIIGSIMPLVPGLLITNAVRDLMAGHFMSGLSKGAEAFLTAFAIGAGIAVVLSF; encoded by the coding sequence GTGACGCAAATAGGTGAAACAAGACGCGAACTTGCCTTGGATTGTTTTCTGCTGGCCGGTAGAATTATGATGGAAAGTGGAGCGGAGACATACCGCGTTGAAGATACGATGATCCGAATGGCTGTGTCACAAAATATGGTGAACTCCCATTGTTTCGTGACGCCATCAGGCATTATGTTTTCTCCAAGCGAGGAGCTAGCTACGCGCTTTGTTCGTATCAACAATCGAAGTACTGACCTTGAGCGAGTGGCGTTAATCAATTCCGTTTCCCGCAGGTTGGTAGCGGGAGAGTTTACATTACAGCAAGCTTATGATGAAATGCTAATTATTGATCAAACTAATTATCGCTTTAATATGTGGCTACAAATTTTAGCTGCTGCTTTAGCAAGTGGCTGTTTCTTTATTTTGTTAGGAGGCACTTGGCACGATCTGCCGTTCGCTTTTGTTTTTGGAGGTACTGGATTTATCATTGTGGAAACCATTCTACTAGAAACGCGAGTAAAAATATTCGCTGAATTTATTGGGGCTTTTGTTATTGGGATTCTGGCATCGATTACTGTATATACAGGATTTTCAACAGATCTAGATACCTTGATTATTGGTTCAATTATGCCACTTGTTCCTGGGTTGCTCATTACCAATGCAGTTCGTGATTTAATGGCAGGTCATTTTATGTCTGGTTTGTCTAAAGGGGCAGAGGCATTTTTAACAGCTTTTGCAATTGGCGCAGGAATTGCAGTGGTTTTATCATTTTAA
- a CDS encoding zinc-dependent alcohol dehydrogenase produces MKAVTFQGTKDMKVKNVKDPELQKKDDIIVKITATAICGTDLHIYQGALPTTKDTVIGHEPMGIVEEVGSDVTKVKKGDRIVLPFNVSCGKCFYCSNEMESQCDNSNGNPHFDTGGYFGLTERYGDYSGGQAEYLRVPYGNFMPLVIPESSELEDESLLFLSDVLPTAWWSVENAGVKKGDTVVVLGCGPIGLMTQKFAWMQGASRVIAVDEIPYRMELAKKINNVEIVDFSKHDNTGALIHEITQGGARVVIDCVGMDGKKSPAEAAQQKLMLQGGTLSAINIAKDAVSKFGTIQLTGVYGLTYNQFPLGNIFERNVTMKMGQAPVVHLMPMLYKKIENGEFDPREIISHIMPLENAGEAYQIFNDHQDNCTKVILKP; encoded by the coding sequence ATGAAAGCAGTCACGTTTCAAGGAACAAAGGATATGAAAGTAAAAAACGTAAAAGATCCTGAACTGCAGAAAAAAGATGATATCATCGTAAAAATAACGGCTACAGCTATTTGTGGAACAGATTTACATATTTATCAAGGAGCTCTACCTACAACAAAAGATACGGTCATTGGACACGAACCGATGGGAATTGTGGAAGAAGTAGGATCAGATGTAACTAAAGTAAAAAAAGGAGATCGCATTGTGCTTCCGTTTAACGTCAGCTGCGGCAAGTGTTTTTATTGTAGCAACGAAATGGAAAGTCAGTGTGATAACTCCAACGGCAATCCTCATTTCGATACAGGCGGATACTTTGGTTTGACAGAGCGGTATGGTGATTATTCAGGCGGACAAGCAGAGTATTTGCGCGTGCCTTACGGAAACTTTATGCCACTTGTAATTCCGGAATCCTCTGAACTAGAAGATGAATCGCTATTGTTCTTATCAGATGTCTTGCCAACAGCTTGGTGGAGTGTTGAAAATGCAGGAGTTAAAAAAGGAGATACTGTTGTCGTTCTCGGGTGTGGACCTATTGGACTAATGACACAAAAGTTTGCTTGGATGCAAGGCGCTAGTCGCGTAATAGCTGTAGATGAAATTCCCTACAGAATGGAACTTGCTAAGAAAATCAACAATGTGGAAATTGTTGATTTTAGTAAACATGACAACACAGGTGCTTTAATTCATGAGATCACACAAGGTGGAGCACGTGTCGTAATTGACTGTGTGGGAATGGACGGTAAGAAATCTCCAGCAGAAGCTGCACAGCAAAAACTAATGCTTCAAGGTGGTACACTGAGCGCAATTAATATCGCTAAAGATGCTGTCAGCAAATTCGGCACTATTCAATTGACTGGAGTTTATGGATTGACTTACAATCAATTCCCACTTGGCAATATTTTTGAGCGCAACGTAACGATGAAAATGGGGCAAGCACCTGTTGTCCATTTGATGCCAATGCTTTATAAAAAAATTGAGAACGGGGAATTTGACCCACGTGAAATTATTTCTCACATTATGCCTTTGGAAAATGCTGGTGAAGCTTATCAAATTTTTAATGACCACCAAGACAATTGTACAAAAGTCATTTTAAAGCCATAG
- a CDS encoding beta-propeller domain-containing protein → MKSKYWISAIVIVIAMGLTFFVLNNKVSITASPIALVEQGWKASFSSSLRQKAVEKGDIYITDQKNRPVEVKMHIQDNGKTLEITEIPTGEYHLHIKKEALKNRFIKNLVETKISFVVYKQLKKVSGEEQLTDYFKYLLKINQINEQYGGTVAESSKDAATTSDAAAGGDEGASSENDYSTTNTQVEGVDEADIVKTDGSYIYSISESVVMISNVQNPSEMTVSAKLNFPEYAYPQQLFLTGDTLVVMGSSYSALPKNVGQIGLTSVYVYDVSNPESPKQIREFGTEGELSGARVTNNVLYFVTNVYPKYWTLEEQQHQPELRPHQYDSKQESILQPLPYDRIAILPGTLEGSYSVITAMDLTMPETNTISTEGFLGGSEQLYMNEDHLYLTASAFVPLNDADTRDSKKVGVWLPQQANTEVFKFELAGTKVNFLASAEITGSLLNQFSMDEYEGHFRAVTTEGSEWNLNSPSKNHLFILDAQMKQVGSVENLAHGEQIYSARFIGDKAYMVTFKETDPLFVIDVSVPSSPKVLGELKIPGFSNYLHPLDKDHLIGFGYDTKLVPVKNEEPIVVTGGMKISLFDVSDFANPQEKDTEIIGGAGTYSALQYDHKALFTHSEKNLFGFPASIYDEKTSGEMDFEGDGAFIYTITPDGISQTASLIEETEDQYGEWDAAIQRIVYIDDELYTVANNEIKSYSLETFEPIHVVKLHE, encoded by the coding sequence ATGAAGAGCAAGTATTGGATAAGTGCAATCGTTATCGTAATCGCTATGGGATTAACGTTTTTTGTACTCAATAACAAAGTGTCCATCACTGCCTCTCCTATCGCTTTAGTAGAGCAAGGATGGAAAGCTAGTTTCTCTTCGTCTCTCCGGCAAAAAGCTGTAGAAAAAGGTGACATTTACATTACGGATCAAAAGAATAGACCTGTGGAGGTCAAGATGCATATTCAAGACAACGGCAAGACCTTGGAAATCACAGAAATTCCAACAGGTGAATATCACTTGCACATAAAAAAAGAGGCTTTGAAAAACAGATTTATTAAAAATTTGGTGGAAACAAAAATTTCATTTGTTGTTTATAAACAGTTAAAAAAAGTATCTGGCGAAGAACAGTTAACAGATTACTTTAAGTATTTGCTAAAGATAAATCAAATCAATGAGCAATATGGAGGTACTGTTGCAGAAAGTAGTAAAGACGCAGCAACAACTTCAGATGCTGCAGCTGGCGGAGATGAAGGTGCAAGTTCAGAAAATGATTATTCTACTACAAATACGCAAGTAGAAGGTGTAGATGAAGCAGACATCGTGAAAACAGATGGATCGTATATTTATTCAATTAGCGAATCAGTTGTCATGATTTCTAATGTGCAAAATCCAAGTGAGATGACGGTATCAGCAAAATTAAATTTTCCGGAATATGCATATCCACAGCAACTTTTCTTAACAGGAGATACACTCGTTGTTATGGGGAGTAGCTACTCTGCGCTTCCGAAAAACGTGGGTCAAATAGGACTTACTTCAGTTTACGTATACGATGTTAGCAATCCAGAGTCTCCCAAACAAATCCGAGAATTTGGAACAGAAGGAGAGTTGAGTGGCGCGCGAGTAACGAATAATGTCTTGTATTTTGTGACAAATGTCTATCCGAAATACTGGACTTTAGAAGAACAACAACACCAGCCAGAACTGCGCCCACATCAATACGATTCAAAACAAGAAAGTATACTTCAGCCTTTGCCTTATGACCGTATCGCGATTTTGCCTGGAACATTAGAAGGAAGTTATAGTGTAATTACAGCTATGGATTTGACGATGCCTGAAACCAATACAATTTCTACAGAAGGATTTTTAGGTGGCAGTGAGCAGCTTTATATGAACGAAGACCATTTGTACTTAACAGCTTCTGCTTTTGTTCCATTAAATGATGCTGATACCCGTGACAGCAAGAAAGTGGGTGTGTGGCTTCCGCAGCAAGCGAACACAGAAGTTTTTAAATTCGAGTTAGCAGGTACCAAAGTTAACTTTTTAGCATCTGCAGAAATAACAGGGTCTTTGCTCAATCAGTTTTCCATGGATGAATACGAAGGGCATTTTCGAGCAGTGACCACAGAAGGCAGCGAATGGAACTTGAATTCTCCTTCAAAAAATCATTTGTTTATATTGGATGCACAGATGAAACAAGTAGGCTCAGTGGAAAATTTAGCTCACGGTGAGCAGATTTACTCGGCGCGTTTTATTGGCGATAAAGCATATATGGTGACTTTTAAAGAAACAGATCCTCTTTTTGTCATTGATGTTTCTGTTCCTTCTTCTCCAAAAGTATTAGGAGAACTGAAAATTCCAGGTTTCTCAAATTATTTACATCCACTAGACAAAGACCACTTGATAGGTTTTGGGTACGATACAAAACTAGTACCTGTAAAAAACGAAGAACCTATAGTTGTTACAGGAGGCATGAAAATTTCATTGTTTGATGTCAGCGATTTTGCTAATCCTCAAGAAAAAGACACTGAAATTATCGGAGGCGCTGGAACATATTCTGCTCTTCAATATGATCACAAAGCATTGTTTACCCATTCGGAAAAAAACTTGTTTGGTTTTCCAGCAAGTATATATGATGAGAAAACAAGTGGTGAAATGGATTTTGAAGGAGACGGAGCATTTATTTACACAATAACGCCAGATGGGATTTCACAAACAGCAAGCTTGATAGAAGAAACAGAAGATCAGTATGGAGAATGGGATGCGGCTATCCAGCGTATTGTTTATATCGATGATGAGTTATATACCGTGGCAAATAATGAAATCAAAAGTTATAGCTTAGAAACTTTTGAACCCATTCATGTTGTAAAATTGCATGAATGA
- a CDS encoding alanyl-tRNA editing protein, with product MTTKLYYQDAEISSANVHVIQSGKDGTGYYVILDQSFFYPEGGGQPADAGKIGPAKVIDVQTVDGEIRHYTDSKLPTESFSAQLDWHRRYDHMQQHAGQHLLSALLEDLLGLKTQSFHLGKERVSIDLDLDTVTLLQLQEIEKKANARIAEGLKISTSYVDTETAKTLKLRKPPAVEGDIRLVKIDEVDLNPCGGTHPKSTAEIGLLKIISTEKNKGGLRIYFLCGNRALNYFTFLLETTNELVVQLNAPITELTQAAQVLLNDKTEANKTIKNLQDHTISLEAQAILPINNVVEKMFEDRPIKELQQLARLVTSHHPSVTMLLMSTSKDEIRFVCAKGEQVEGDMRNVLNQLLTLTEGKGGGNSKLAQGGGKMTCSIATFSATFHEALTNSN from the coding sequence ATGACAACCAAATTATACTATCAAGATGCTGAAATTTCTTCAGCTAATGTGCACGTTATCCAGAGCGGAAAAGACGGAACGGGTTATTACGTCATTTTAGATCAAAGCTTTTTTTATCCTGAAGGAGGCGGGCAACCTGCCGATGCAGGGAAAATAGGACCGGCGAAAGTAATCGATGTGCAAACGGTGGATGGTGAAATTCGGCATTATACGGATAGCAAACTACCGACTGAAAGCTTTTCTGCGCAATTAGATTGGCATCGAAGATATGATCATATGCAACAACATGCAGGTCAGCATTTATTGAGTGCCTTATTAGAAGATTTGCTTGGCTTAAAAACACAAAGTTTTCATTTAGGCAAAGAGCGGGTATCGATTGATTTGGATTTAGACACAGTTACTCTTTTGCAGCTTCAAGAAATTGAGAAGAAAGCCAATGCTCGAATCGCTGAAGGTTTAAAGATTTCAACAAGCTATGTGGATACGGAAACAGCTAAAACGTTAAAGCTGAGAAAGCCACCAGCAGTAGAAGGTGATATTCGTTTAGTTAAAATCGATGAGGTTGATTTGAATCCATGTGGTGGTACACACCCGAAAAGCACAGCAGAAATTGGACTACTTAAAATAATCTCTACTGAAAAAAACAAAGGCGGTTTGAGGATTTATTTTTTGTGTGGCAACCGGGCATTAAACTACTTTACCTTCTTACTTGAAACAACCAATGAATTAGTGGTTCAATTAAATGCGCCAATTACCGAGTTAACTCAAGCAGCGCAGGTGTTATTGAATGATAAGACAGAAGCAAACAAAACAATTAAAAATCTTCAAGATCATACAATCAGTTTAGAAGCACAAGCAATTTTGCCCATCAACAACGTGGTTGAAAAAATGTTCGAAGATCGACCCATTAAAGAACTTCAGCAGTTAGCTCGTCTCGTTACAAGTCATCACCCTTCAGTCACAATGTTATTGATGAGTACTTCAAAAGACGAGATTCGTTTTGTTTGTGCAAAAGGAGAACAAGTAGAGGGAGATATGAGAAATGTGCTAAATCAACTTTTGACTTTAACGGAAGGAAAAGGTGGCGGAAATAGTAAACTTGCACAAGGTGGCGGCAAGATGACTTGTTCTATAGCAACATTCTCAGCAACATTTCATGAAGCGTTAACTAATTCGAATTAA
- a CDS encoding diacylglycerol/lipid kinase family protein, translating into MPKFNRSVLLYNGNAGASTVDAVLGLAVPHLAQASKSLEIIQTDSPEEFEAACQNAATHADILFIAGGDGTVHLAVRALSTISNPAPIAILPSGTANDFARTLNIPLELNLAALELIEGEIKEIDTGKINGGSFLNFAGIGLIADASSNIDPLLKERYGKISYFMSALQSLRQATPFSVQLKIDEISYVEEAVLVLVMNGKSIGTHTFPLATIDPADGLLDLFIIQTSSLAAIREWFSLSQPEIATEELEHVTHYQGKSISIRTSEPLDVDTDGEIYLKTPLEIEVQPHSLKMLVPKKKESFF; encoded by the coding sequence ATGCCTAAGTTTAATCGCTCGGTATTATTGTATAACGGTAATGCAGGAGCGTCTACGGTGGACGCTGTTTTAGGACTAGCCGTACCACATCTCGCGCAAGCATCTAAATCGCTCGAAATTATTCAAACCGATTCACCTGAAGAATTTGAAGCTGCTTGTCAAAATGCTGCGACACACGCAGACATTTTGTTTATTGCTGGAGGTGATGGAACTGTCCATTTGGCGGTCCGTGCGTTATCAACCATTTCCAATCCCGCTCCAATAGCTATATTGCCGAGCGGGACGGCCAATGATTTTGCCCGCACGTTGAATATTCCACTAGAGTTGAATTTAGCTGCACTAGAACTGATTGAAGGCGAAATCAAAGAAATTGATACTGGAAAAATTAACGGAGGGTCGTTTCTGAATTTCGCAGGCATTGGATTAATTGCCGATGCTTCATCTAATATCGACCCGCTCTTAAAAGAACGTTACGGCAAAATCAGCTACTTTATGAGTGCTTTACAATCATTGAGACAAGCTACACCATTTTCAGTTCAGTTGAAAATTGATGAAATTAGCTATGTTGAAGAAGCTGTGTTGGTGCTGGTTATGAATGGGAAATCAATTGGAACACACACTTTTCCACTAGCTACAATTGACCCAGCAGATGGTTTGCTCGATTTGTTTATTATTCAAACTTCTTCTTTAGCTGCGATTCGTGAATGGTTTTCATTATCACAACCTGAAATTGCTACAGAAGAATTAGAACATGTCACTCATTATCAAGGTAAGTCTATATCTATTCGTACATCCGAACCGCTAGATGTCGATACTGATGGCGAGATTTATTTGAAAACACCACTTGAAATTGAAGTGCAACCGCATAGTTTGAAAATGCTTGTCCCTAAAAAAAAGGAATCGTTTTTTTAA
- a CDS encoding saccharopine dehydrogenase family protein, producing the protein MKIVVLGAGLMGKQAARDLIAGDAVEKVYLADRNIDQANIFKEKLGSDKLEVIQVDASNDENLAAAISKGDIVINALFYTFNEKVAATALQCGVHSVDLGGHIGGATDAVLKMHEKAQKKGVTLIPDLGVAPGMINILTGYGASKLNQVSDIRLFVGGIPVHPEPPLEYNHVFSLEGVFDHYTDKSHVLRDGKLVEVESLSEIEYVQFEDFGELEAFHTSGGTSTLTETFSDINSLEYKTLRYKGHAAKVKLLVDLGLTDRTKTVTIDNREVNLRSVLKAVLEPITELGEKQDAVVLRVIVSGVKDDEEITYEYNMVTVKDQETGVTAMARATAYTISVVAQMIGKGIIDKRGAYPPEMIVPGKEYIAEMAKRGVEIKESVRRSTLQN; encoded by the coding sequence ATGAAAATCGTTGTACTAGGTGCAGGGTTAATGGGAAAACAAGCAGCTAGAGATTTAATTGCTGGTGATGCTGTAGAAAAGGTTTACTTAGCAGATCGTAACATAGATCAAGCGAATATATTCAAGGAAAAGCTTGGGAGCGATAAGCTGGAAGTGATACAAGTAGATGCTAGCAATGACGAAAACTTAGCTGCTGCAATCTCAAAAGGAGACATCGTCATCAACGCGTTATTTTATACGTTCAATGAAAAAGTTGCAGCGACGGCACTCCAATGTGGCGTTCATTCTGTTGATTTAGGTGGTCATATTGGTGGTGCAACAGATGCCGTACTCAAGATGCATGAAAAAGCACAAAAAAAAGGTGTTACGCTCATTCCGGATTTGGGTGTAGCGCCAGGAATGATTAATATCCTGACCGGTTATGGCGCGAGCAAGCTAAATCAAGTATCTGATATTCGCTTGTTTGTGGGCGGTATTCCCGTTCATCCAGAACCGCCTTTAGAATACAATCACGTTTTTTCATTAGAAGGTGTGTTTGATCATTATACAGATAAATCACACGTTCTTCGTGATGGAAAGCTAGTAGAAGTCGAATCTTTATCTGAAATTGAGTATGTTCAATTTGAAGACTTTGGAGAACTAGAAGCTTTTCATACATCTGGCGGTACATCGACATTAACAGAAACGTTTAGCGACATTAATTCATTGGAGTATAAAACTTTACGTTACAAAGGACATGCAGCCAAAGTTAAGTTGCTTGTTGATTTAGGTCTTACCGATCGAACCAAAACGGTTACAATAGACAATCGAGAAGTAAATCTTCGTTCAGTTTTAAAAGCTGTGCTTGAGCCGATAACAGAGCTTGGAGAAAAACAAGATGCTGTTGTTTTGCGTGTAATAGTGTCGGGTGTCAAAGACGACGAAGAGATTACGTACGAATACAATATGGTCACGGTAAAAGACCAAGAAACCGGGGTTACGGCAATGGCTCGCGCAACTGCTTATACCATCTCTGTAGTAGCGCAAATGATTGGCAAAGGAATTATTGATAAAAGAGGCGCCTATCCTCCTGAAATGATTGTTCCAGGAAAAGAGTATATAGCGGAAATGGCAAAGCGCGGTGTCGAAATTAAAGAATCCGTTCGTCGTTCAACGCTTCAAAACTAA
- a CDS encoding aldehyde dehydrogenase family protein, with translation MKLTNFVNGNWQQAEQAEFRSVLNPANGEELAQVQMSTAQDVDVAVKAALIAQKKWAKVPAPKRADYLYEIGRLMKERKEQLAQVLTKEMGKVIEEGRGEVQEGIDMAYYMAGEGRRMFGETTPSELADKFAMSIRSPIGVVGLITPWNFPVAIATWKSFPAIVGGNTFIWKPATETPMMAYEMAKIFEEVGLPEGVANIVFGAGSVVGTALIEHEGVRVISFTGSTETGRQVAEAGGRNLKKVSLEMGGKNAVIVMEDADLDLAVEGILWSAFGTAGQRCTACSRVIVHKDVKEELQKRLLKKIKTLTIGDGTDETVKVGPVINKKAIEKIHSYTNIGQQEGATLLVGGEILTGGIYDKGNYYAPTMFTDVTPDMRIAQEEIFGPVVSIIEVSSFEEAIDVNNGVIYGLSSSIYTADVNRAFKAQRDLDTGIVYINAGTTGAEIHLPFGGTKGTGNGHRDSGVAALDVFTEWKSVYVDYSGKLQRAQIDNEA, from the coding sequence ATGAAATTAACTAATTTCGTGAATGGCAACTGGCAGCAAGCAGAACAGGCTGAATTTAGGTCAGTTTTGAACCCGGCAAATGGAGAAGAATTAGCGCAAGTTCAAATGTCTACAGCGCAGGATGTTGATGTGGCTGTAAAAGCAGCATTAATCGCACAAAAAAAATGGGCGAAAGTACCAGCACCGAAACGTGCAGATTACTTGTATGAAATTGGTCGCTTGATGAAAGAACGAAAAGAACAATTGGCTCAAGTGCTGACGAAAGAAATGGGGAAAGTTATCGAAGAAGGTCGTGGCGAAGTTCAAGAAGGAATTGATATGGCTTATTATATGGCTGGTGAAGGAAGACGAATGTTTGGCGAAACTACACCGTCAGAATTGGCAGATAAGTTTGCGATGAGCATACGTTCACCAATTGGCGTAGTAGGACTAATCACTCCTTGGAACTTTCCGGTAGCGATTGCTACGTGGAAATCGTTTCCGGCAATCGTTGGAGGCAATACCTTTATTTGGAAACCTGCCACAGAAACTCCAATGATGGCTTATGAAATGGCTAAAATATTTGAAGAAGTCGGCCTGCCAGAAGGTGTTGCTAATATTGTCTTTGGAGCAGGTTCAGTAGTAGGAACAGCACTTATTGAACATGAGGGTGTGCGAGTAATTTCATTTACAGGATCTACAGAGACCGGTCGACAAGTAGCGGAAGCGGGAGGCCGGAATTTGAAAAAAGTATCACTTGAAATGGGCGGTAAAAATGCCGTTATTGTTATGGAAGACGCAGATTTAGATTTGGCAGTAGAAGGCATTCTCTGGAGTGCATTCGGAACAGCAGGTCAAAGATGTACCGCTTGTAGTCGAGTCATTGTGCATAAGGATGTTAAAGAGGAACTTCAAAAACGATTATTGAAAAAAATAAAGACACTGACTATAGGAGATGGCACTGACGAAACCGTAAAAGTCGGTCCTGTTATTAATAAGAAAGCGATTGAAAAAATTCATTCGTACACTAACATTGGCCAACAAGAAGGTGCAACACTTCTTGTGGGTGGTGAAATTTTAACAGGGGGCATTTACGATAAAGGGAACTATTACGCTCCGACAATGTTTACTGATGTAACACCTGATATGCGAATTGCTCAAGAAGAAATTTTTGGTCCTGTTGTATCTATCATTGAAGTGTCTAGCTTTGAAGAAGCAATTGATGTAAACAATGGTGTGATTTACGGCTTATCTAGCTCTATTTATACAGCAGATGTCAACCGTGCATTTAAAGCACAGCGTGATTTAGATACGGGTATCGTCTACATCAATGCTGGAACAACGGGTGCAGAAATTCATTTGCCATTTGGTGGAACAAAAGGCACTGGAAATGGTCATCGCGATTCAGGAGTTGCTGCATTAGATGTGTTCACGGAATGGAAGAGCGTTTATGTTGATTACAGTGGAAAATTACAGCGCGCGCAAATAGATAACGAGGCTTAA
- a CDS encoding MerR family transcriptional regulator codes for MIRLYKVQEIAKIAGVSVRTLHHYDSIGLLKPSNIGTNRYRYYNSQDLKLLQHILFLKELDFSLKKIQELVADGFDREYALLQHIDLLEQKKQRIEKLIQNAEQTQRELQGLEHLTDIERFSAFESSKVEDLMKKYQKLETGSDSAQVENLTTSFTSPEQLDVAVAAAPVETVTFEESVNAVSEPAVEEKEDEDLEEINREGNRIYTAVASLMHLSPQTNAIQQEMKAYYTLLNRFYECSPKMFRGLGDLYASDSRFAKNIDQHGQGLASYLKDAMYIYADGMHHA; via the coding sequence GTGATTCGATTGTACAAAGTACAAGAAATAGCAAAAATAGCAGGCGTAAGTGTTCGGACACTCCATCACTACGACAGCATTGGTTTATTAAAACCATCAAATATTGGCACGAACCGATATCGTTATTACAATAGCCAAGATTTAAAATTGCTTCAACACATTTTATTCTTGAAAGAGCTGGATTTTTCGCTGAAGAAAATTCAAGAACTAGTGGCGGATGGCTTTGACCGTGAATATGCTTTGTTACAACACATCGATTTATTAGAACAAAAAAAGCAACGCATTGAAAAACTTATTCAAAATGCTGAACAAACTCAGCGCGAGCTACAAGGGTTAGAGCACTTAACCGATATAGAGCGCTTTTCAGCTTTTGAAAGTAGCAAAGTAGAAGATCTGATGAAGAAGTACCAAAAGCTAGAAACCGGTTCTGATTCAGCTCAAGTGGAGAATTTAACAACATCATTTACGAGTCCTGAACAACTTGATGTAGCTGTAGCTGCTGCTCCAGTCGAAACAGTAACTTTTGAGGAGTCTGTTAACGCGGTGAGTGAACCTGCTGTTGAAGAAAAAGAAGACGAAGATTTAGAAGAAATCAATCGTGAAGGAAATCGCATTTATACAGCAGTAGCTAGTTTGATGCATTTATCTCCACAAACAAACGCTATTCAACAAGAAATGAAAGCTTATTATACGCTTTTAAATCGCTTTTACGAATGCTCACCAAAAATGTTTCGTGGACTTGGCGATTTGTATGCATCTGATAGCCGCTTTGCAAAAAATATTGATCAGCACGGACAAGGTTTGGCTAGCTATTTGAAAGACGCGATGTATATTTACGCTGACGGTATGCACCATGCTTGA
- a CDS encoding rhodanese-related sulfurtransferase, with amino-acid sequence MQNHTHNVLLYYLYTPIEDPEVFAVEHLAACKELELKGRILVSEEGINGTCSGTIEQTQAYMDMMKSDLRFSDIVFKIDEANGHAFKKMHVRAKKEIVHLGLEDDINPNELTGTYLEPAEFYKQMQEQDTIVLDARNDYEYDLGHFRNAVRPDIENFRDLPEWIRDNKEQFEGKKILTYCTGGIRCEKFSGWLKKEGFEDVSQLHGGIVSYGKDPEVKGELWDGQLYVFDERIAVPINQVEQVIVGKDHFTGEPCERYVNCANPECNAKILTSEENEHKYMRSCTDECREHPRNRYAFEHGLTGEQVQARLNALKETTRV; translated from the coding sequence ATGCAAAATCATACACACAATGTTTTACTTTACTATTTATATACACCGATTGAAGATCCAGAAGTTTTTGCGGTAGAACATTTAGCAGCGTGCAAAGAGCTAGAGCTAAAAGGCCGTATCCTGGTTTCTGAAGAAGGCATCAATGGTACATGTTCAGGAACAATCGAACAAACTCAAGCCTATATGGACATGATGAAAAGCGACCTGCGTTTTTCAGACATCGTTTTTAAAATCGATGAAGCGAATGGCCATGCGTTTAAAAAAATGCACGTTCGTGCGAAAAAAGAAATTGTTCACCTTGGACTTGAAGACGACATCAACCCAAACGAACTAACAGGCACATATCTCGAACCTGCAGAATTCTATAAACAAATGCAAGAGCAAGATACCATCGTTTTAGATGCACGAAATGATTACGAATATGACCTGGGTCACTTTCGCAACGCTGTTCGCCCAGATATTGAAAACTTTCGTGATCTTCCAGAATGGATTCGTGACAACAAAGAACAATTTGAAGGCAAAAAAATCTTGACGTATTGCACAGGCGGCATTCGCTGTGAAAAATTCTCTGGTTGGTTGAAAAAAGAAGGCTTTGAAGATGTTTCTCAGCTTCACGGAGGAATTGTGAGTTACGGTAAAGATCCGGAAGTAAAAGGGGAACTATGGGACGGCCAATTATACGTATTTGATGAGCGTATTGCGGTACCTATAAACCAAGTAGAGCAAGTTATTGTAGGGAAAGACCATTTTACAGGTGAGCCTTGTGAACGTTACGTAAATTGTGCAAATCCTGAATGTAATGCGAAAATCTTAACTTCTGAAGAAAATGAACATAAATACATGCGTTCATGTACAGACGAATGCCGTGAACATCCACGGAATCGTTATGCTTTTGAACACGGGTTGACAGGCGAACAAGTGCAAGCACGTTTGAACGCCTTAAAAGAAACAACTAGAGTATGA